The stretch of DNA GCCTCTTTGCCGCGGCACCAATAGACCGTCTCGCGGAAGCCCGCGCCGACCGCATCCACCGCCACCAGCGGGCGGCCGTGGTCCTGGCCGCTGCGAGTGATTGGCTGGATGAGCAGCAGCTTGCGGCCGGCCAGGGCATCATGCTTCATCGTGGCCACCACGTTGCCGATCACCCGCGCCAGCATCATCGGGCGCGTCCTTTGCCGGCGACGGCGTGCGCTTCTTCGCTGTCGGTGCGGACGGTGTCCACGATGCCGACGATGGCGCTGTCCAGCGGCGACTCCTTGCCGGCGGCCATGCGCGCCGACGAGCCGGTCACCAGCAGCACGGTCTCGTGAAAACCAGCGCCCACCGTGTCCACGGCCACCACGTGGCTGCCTTCGAATTCTCCCTGCGGGTTCACCGGGCGGCAGAGCAGGAGTTTGCGGCCTTCCAGCCGCTCGTCCTTGCGGGTGGCGACAACGGTGCCCACGACTCGGGCCAGGATCATAAACGGCCTCTTTCCCGGTTAGGCGTTGGCCTTGGCGGCGCGGCCGATCGGCAGTACGTCCTCCAGGCTGGCGTGCGGGCGCGGGATCACGTGCACCGCGATCAGCTCGCCCACCCGGCGCGCGGCAGCGGCGCCGGCGTCGGTAGCGGCTTTCACCGCGGCCACGTCGCCGCGCACGATCGCCGTGACGTAGCCGGAGCCGATCTTCTCCCAGCCGACCAGCGTCACCTTGGCAGCTTTCACCATTGCGTC from Terriglobales bacterium encodes:
- a CDS encoding EutN/CcmL family microcompartment protein, which translates into the protein MILARVVGTVVATRKDERLEGRKLLLCRPVNPQGEFEGSHVVAVDTVGAGFHETVLLVTGSSARMAAGKESPLDSAIVGIVDTVRTDSEEAHAVAGKGRAR
- a CDS encoding EutN/CcmL family microcompartment protein, whose protein sequence is MMLARVIGNVVATMKHDALAGRKLLLIQPITRSGQDHGRPLVAVDAVGAGFRETVYWCRGKEASLAFGGVEVPTDASIVGIVDAITPSKSPVETRLAASPGRGAKHPKRGRR
- the eutM gene encoding ethanolamine utilization microcompartment protein EutM, with amino-acid sequence MGEALGMIETRGLVAMIEASDAMVKAAKVTLVGWEKIGSGYVTAIVRGDVAAVKAATDAGAAAARRVGELIAVHVIPRPHASLEDVLPIGRAAKANA